In a single window of the Desulfonatronum thiodismutans genome:
- a CDS encoding CBS domain-containing protein, whose product METTLQISELMRPVDQFPRISDQAFFYEVMQALEKANEEFLAGKAKQRILLVEDQSGSVVGKISPKDVVRSLEPQYDKIDSFKDDIRYGLPQIVESMKRDYMLWQEPLSDLCSKAGEIKAERMVSKPGAVDSVKLTDRMDSAFHLFVTTGHDSLYVMDGENIVGLLRFSDIYTAICKVVSACGLKPSQA is encoded by the coding sequence GTGGAAACGACGTTGCAAATCAGCGAACTTATGCGTCCCGTGGATCAATTCCCACGGATTTCTGATCAGGCTTTTTTTTACGAAGTCATGCAGGCCCTGGAAAAGGCCAATGAGGAATTTCTGGCCGGCAAGGCCAAGCAGCGCATCCTACTGGTGGAGGACCAAAGCGGTTCCGTTGTGGGCAAGATCTCGCCCAAGGATGTGGTTCGTAGCCTGGAACCCCAGTACGACAAGATCGACAGCTTCAAGGACGACATCCGTTACGGCCTGCCACAAATCGTGGAAAGCATGAAGCGAGACTACATGTTGTGGCAGGAGCCTCTGAGCGACCTTTGCAGCAAAGCCGGAGAAATCAAAGCCGAGCGGATGGTCAGCAAACCCGGGGCCGTCGATTCCGTAAAGCTCACCGACCGCATGGACTCCGCGTTCCACCTCTTCGTCACCACCGGCCACGATTCGCTGTACGTCATGGACGGCGAAAACATCGTCGGCCTGCTGCGCTTTTCCGACATCTACACGGCCATCTGCAAGGTGGTTTCAGCCTGCGGCCTCAAGCCCTCCCAGGCATAA
- the galU gene encoding UTP--glucose-1-phosphate uridylyltransferase GalU produces the protein MQIRKVVIPVAGWGTRSLPATKNIPKEMLPVFKKPAVQHIVEEAMYSGLTDVVFVNNSNKKIIEDHFDYNWALEDLLQRTGKTALLEEVRAVAEMVNIISVRQKKQLGLGHAVLCAKEVIKQEPFALMLGDDLIFNMEPGIKQLMDVALSENMSVVGVIEVGADKVSSYGIIHGEEFAPGVYRVRSMVEKPAPAQAPSRMAVVGRYVLMPEIFEHLEGAEPGHGGEIQITDALLKLAQKNRLLAVKMRGMRFDVGDWSDYLTANIYFALQDETLRDELVGKLKNLLPFNS, from the coding sequence ATGCAGATCAGAAAAGTCGTCATTCCCGTGGCTGGTTGGGGAACCAGGTCGTTGCCGGCAACCAAGAACATTCCCAAGGAAATGCTTCCGGTATTCAAAAAACCGGCCGTGCAGCACATCGTTGAGGAAGCCATGTATTCCGGGCTGACGGACGTGGTTTTCGTGAACAATTCCAATAAGAAAATCATTGAGGACCATTTCGACTACAACTGGGCCTTGGAGGATCTGCTGCAACGCACCGGGAAAACGGCGCTTTTGGAAGAAGTTCGTGCCGTGGCCGAGATGGTCAACATCATATCCGTGCGCCAGAAAAAGCAATTGGGGCTGGGACACGCCGTGCTTTGCGCCAAGGAGGTCATCAAGCAGGAGCCCTTCGCCCTGATGCTCGGGGATGATCTGATTTTCAACATGGAGCCGGGCATTAAGCAGTTGATGGACGTGGCCCTGTCCGAAAACATGTCCGTAGTCGGCGTGATCGAGGTCGGCGCGGACAAGGTGAGCAGCTACGGCATCATCCATGGAGAGGAGTTTGCTCCCGGAGTCTACCGGGTCCGCTCCATGGTGGAGAAGCCGGCTCCGGCTCAGGCGCCTTCCCGAATGGCGGTGGTCGGACGCTACGTGCTCATGCCGGAAATATTCGAGCACCTCGAAGGGGCTGAGCCGGGTCACGGCGGGGAAATTCAGATCACGGACGCTCTGCTGAAACTGGCTCAGAAGAACCGCCTCCTGGCAGTGAAGATGCGCGGGATGCGATTCGACGTGGGCGACTGGAGCGACTATCTCACGGCTAACATCTACTTTGCCCTGCAGGACGAGACTTTGCGCGACGAGTTGGTGGGCAAGTTGAAGAATTTGCTTCCTTTCAATAGTTGA
- the priA gene encoding replication restart helicase PriA, translated as MSQAWNVALCSPPYRVFTYTTPDCLPPSAWASGQRVMVPVGKRTRMGVIMEPSAVEDGGGRTLKPMIWPLDQELLLTDAVLDLVRHLARRQMVPEGLVLSSILPKALRSGQPRFRLVDGPTTRRWTLEEMSRLPPEAAARLGQAWMEGRLCLEQNQRKGDDEVLYTLLRDPPWGLRPRAKRQQAVLEHLFAHGSASLVGIAQGVALVQDQSHAAHHESESAQAPCVGETDRNRTDEGSCFVRETKQGLKRVLTDLVSKGLIQAVPVLSAQEAHRQADGAARELPDAPRGSEQSCPGILPDASSGSSPLEGCPLTDEQTEALGALEADLRLTLDHAPEDVRSAHDSPKQVKVRLVHGVTGSGKTLLYLRLARAALAQGRSVLLLAPEVALSAQLWNEVNRFFPGTARHWYHGSLPAGARLGVFRALRHQATPQIVVGTRSALFLPFANLGLIVMDEEHDASYKQDEGFTYQAKEVAYFRIKQHGGLLLLGSATPDIKTYYAADQSEISRVTLRHRVSRKPLPEIQLVDMRPESRSAPLSQVCRSELEAVLQRGEQAMFLLNRRGFAPLVSCLDCNTAPKCPRCEVGLTYHKGWERLLCHYCGFAQPFPFGCGQCGGTRFLPMGEGTEGLEEYLENLGASGLGIVRLDRDSTRRKGSLDQILKAFGQGRAQVMVGTQMLSKGHHFPNVTLVVAVDGDVGLNLPDYRAAEKTFQLLVQLAGRAGRGDRPGRVLIQTRNPDHPCWEHIRTGDYEGFFAQELERRRKFAYPPFVKLAMVRLSYPREWEQGAALVATAGEHLRREGARLGLRVLGPAPAPLGLLNGRKRFQCLLKAMSWQNLREAFTVMRTALPASSPLRVALDLDPVNML; from the coding sequence ATGAGTCAGGCTTGGAACGTCGCTCTGTGCAGCCCGCCTTACCGCGTCTTCACCTATACGACGCCGGACTGCCTGCCACCATCGGCCTGGGCCTCCGGGCAACGCGTGATGGTCCCGGTGGGCAAAAGGACGCGGATGGGGGTGATCATGGAGCCTTCCGCGGTCGAAGACGGGGGGGGGCGGACCTTGAAGCCCATGATTTGGCCCCTGGACCAGGAACTGCTCCTGACGGACGCTGTTCTGGACTTGGTCCGGCATCTGGCCAGACGCCAGATGGTCCCGGAGGGGCTCGTCCTTTCCAGCATCCTGCCCAAGGCCCTGCGTTCCGGGCAACCACGGTTCAGGCTGGTGGACGGGCCCACGACACGGCGATGGACCTTGGAGGAAATGAGCCGTCTTCCCCCTGAGGCGGCGGCGCGGCTCGGGCAGGCGTGGATGGAAGGCCGGCTCTGTCTGGAGCAAAACCAGCGCAAGGGGGACGACGAGGTCCTCTATACCTTGCTGCGCGATCCTCCCTGGGGCCTGCGTCCCAGGGCCAAACGGCAACAAGCCGTTCTGGAACACCTGTTCGCCCACGGCAGCGCTTCCTTGGTTGGTATCGCCCAGGGCGTGGCCCTTGTTCAGGATCAATCCCACGCCGCACACCATGAGTCGGAGAGCGCGCAGGCTCCGTGCGTCGGGGAAACGGACCGAAACCGGACTGACGAAGGCTCTTGTTTCGTGCGTGAGACGAAACAAGGTCTCAAGCGTGTTTTGACGGACTTGGTCAGCAAGGGGCTGATTCAGGCCGTGCCGGTTCTTTCCGCCCAAGAGGCTCACCGGCAGGCTGACGGGGCGGCCCGAGAGCTTCCAGATGCCCCACGCGGTTCCGAGCAATCTTGCCCAGGCATCCTTCCAGATGCCTCCTCGGGCAGCTCCCCCCTCGAAGGGTGTCCTCTCACCGACGAGCAGACCGAGGCGCTCGGGGCTCTGGAAGCAGATCTGCGTCTGACCCTGGACCATGCACCAGAAGATGTCCGGAGTGCTCATGATTCCCCGAAGCAAGTTAAGGTTCGCTTAGTCCACGGCGTGACCGGCAGCGGCAAGACCTTGCTGTATCTGCGGTTGGCTCGGGCCGCCCTGGCCCAGGGGAGGAGCGTGCTGTTGCTGGCTCCGGAGGTGGCCTTGTCCGCCCAGTTATGGAATGAGGTGAATCGGTTCTTTCCCGGAACGGCTCGACACTGGTATCACGGTTCGCTTCCCGCCGGGGCCAGGCTGGGGGTGTTTCGCGCCCTGCGCCATCAGGCCACGCCCCAGATCGTTGTGGGTACTCGATCCGCGCTTTTTTTGCCTTTCGCCAACCTGGGGCTGATCGTGATGGACGAGGAGCACGACGCCTCCTACAAACAGGACGAGGGCTTCACGTATCAGGCCAAGGAAGTGGCCTACTTCCGGATCAAGCAGCACGGCGGTCTGCTGCTGCTGGGGTCGGCCACGCCGGACATCAAGACCTATTACGCCGCGGACCAGAGCGAAATCAGCCGCGTCACGCTGCGTCATCGGGTAAGCCGCAAGCCGTTGCCCGAAATCCAACTCGTGGACATGCGCCCGGAATCGCGCTCCGCCCCGCTTTCCCAGGTCTGTCGATCCGAGTTGGAAGCCGTGCTGCAGCGCGGAGAGCAGGCTATGTTTCTGCTCAACCGCCGCGGCTTTGCCCCGCTGGTTTCCTGCCTGGACTGCAACACGGCCCCCAAGTGTCCGCGTTGCGAAGTGGGGCTGACCTATCACAAAGGGTGGGAACGCCTGCTGTGCCATTATTGCGGATTTGCCCAGCCTTTCCCTTTTGGCTGCGGCCAGTGCGGCGGGACCCGGTTCCTGCCCATGGGCGAGGGAACCGAGGGGCTGGAAGAGTACCTGGAAAACCTTGGGGCCTCTGGGCTGGGGATTGTTCGCCTGGACCGGGACAGCACCCGACGCAAGGGCAGCCTGGACCAGATCCTCAAGGCCTTTGGACAGGGGCGAGCCCAGGTGATGGTCGGGACCCAGATGCTCAGCAAGGGCCATCATTTCCCAAACGTGACCTTGGTCGTGGCCGTGGACGGGGACGTGGGGCTGAACCTTCCGGACTACCGGGCCGCGGAAAAGACCTTTCAATTGCTGGTCCAATTGGCAGGGCGGGCCGGACGGGGTGATCGGCCGGGCCGGGTGCTGATTCAGACTCGCAATCCGGACCATCCCTGTTGGGAGCACATTCGGACCGGCGACTACGAGGGGTTTTTCGCCCAGGAGCTGGAGCGCCGCCGCAAATTCGCCTACCCGCCCTTCGTGAAGCTGGCAATGGTCCGGTTGAGCTATCCCCGTGAATGGGAGCAGGGCGCGGCCCTGGTGGCCACGGCCGGCGAACACCTGCGCCGGGAAGGAGCCCGTCTGGGCCTCCGGGTTCTCGGCCCGGCCCCGGCCCCTTTGGGTTTGCTTAATGGACGTAAACGCTTCCAGTGCCTGCTCAAGGCCATGTCCTGGCAAAACCTGCGTGAAGCCTTCACGGTCATGCGCACTGCTCTCCCGGCATCCTCCCCCCTGCGCGTAGCCTTGGACCTTGATCCGGTGAACATGCTGTAG
- a CDS encoding CdaR family protein: MIPRANWQYLVLAFALAVFSWYLVSGREKVDAWIQVPVEMVNMPQGYVVRQGMVNRIEVRVRGPRPMVRTIDMRNAYYPLDLANLQAGVNLLDFETRNLNLSRAIEVVEIVPSRAELLVDRLMTKIVPVAKNVVVELDDDFELRGYALRPPEVTLRGPQEMVEPVDVLETQPVKVESGRPGQVETTVGLVLPAEVEASPSRVLVQLDFGEKRTELSLDREIQATRPSGMVMKLEPALIRLTLSVPVSLARDPGIENQVRVVAAPLGELPVGEHEVGYRVELPAGVTLTQSEPERIRVALELEEAGPSVEAAGD, encoded by the coding sequence ATGATACCACGCGCCAATTGGCAATATCTGGTCCTGGCCTTTGCTCTGGCCGTGTTCTCCTGGTATCTCGTCTCAGGGCGGGAAAAGGTGGACGCCTGGATTCAGGTGCCCGTGGAAATGGTCAATATGCCGCAAGGATACGTCGTGCGGCAGGGCATGGTCAACCGGATCGAGGTCCGGGTCCGCGGGCCGCGCCCCATGGTCCGGACCATCGACATGCGCAATGCCTATTACCCGTTGGATCTGGCGAATCTGCAAGCCGGCGTTAACCTGCTTGACTTCGAGACCCGCAATTTGAACTTGTCCCGGGCCATCGAAGTGGTGGAAATCGTACCTTCCCGGGCGGAATTGCTTGTGGATCGATTGATGACCAAAATTGTTCCCGTGGCCAAGAACGTCGTGGTCGAACTGGATGACGACTTCGAGTTGCGCGGATATGCGCTGAGACCGCCGGAAGTGACGCTTCGTGGGCCCCAGGAGATGGTGGAGCCCGTGGACGTGTTGGAAACGCAGCCCGTCAAGGTGGAGAGCGGCCGCCCTGGGCAAGTAGAAACGACCGTTGGATTGGTCTTGCCCGCGGAAGTGGAGGCCAGCCCCAGCCGGGTGCTGGTGCAGCTTGATTTTGGCGAGAAGCGGACTGAATTGTCCCTGGATCGAGAAATCCAGGCCACGCGGCCTTCGGGCATGGTCATGAAGCTGGAGCCGGCCTTGATCCGCCTGACGCTCTCCGTTCCGGTATCCCTGGCCCGCGATCCTGGGATTGAGAATCAGGTCCGGGTGGTGGCCGCGCCTCTGGGAGAGTTGCCCGTTGGTGAGCATGAGGTGGGATACCGGGTTGAATTGCCTGCCGGAGTGACGTTGACGCAGAGTGAGCCGGAACGGATCCGGGTGGCTCTTGAGCTTGAAGAAGCCGGTCCTTCCGTTGAAGCCGCCGGTGACTGA
- a CDS encoding SLC13 family permease — MSAAQATPSKIDFRRLFFLFLGLFLFTVVYYSPPWPDAVDPMGKAFVLSPQGKAALALFLLAGTWWVFEVLPIGVTGLTIGVVQALFFIRPAQDAFKDFMDPSVLFIFGSLIIGAVFTKVGITKRLAYKMLIIVGERTSMIYLGCFVVTALLTHVMAHTAVAATMYPLLLSIYALYGEGDRPTKFGKGLFIGMAFVAGAGSIVTLLGAARGIVALGFYEEITGKSISFFELTFYMFPIGWLMVFLLWGFFMVFLKPEKAVIPGLRDKARQLSADMGPITRNEILASVIIFGVILFLSLQSFIPALAPFNKAAVLLVSTILFFILRILDIKDLEDVPWNIILLFAGAMSMGFCLWQTGAAEWLAINWLGFFTEAHWFVFVMAIAFFVMLMTNFIMNVAAIAISIPVSLVVAPYLGVAPEVIVFACLVTAGMPFLLLVGAAPNAIAYNSKQFTSGEFFAYGIPASIMLMGLVGLAVLLIWPLLGMPILLD; from the coding sequence GTGAGCGCTGCACAAGCAACCCCATCCAAAATTGATTTCAGACGGCTGTTTTTTCTTTTTCTCGGTCTGTTTCTGTTCACAGTGGTCTACTACTCTCCACCCTGGCCCGACGCCGTGGACCCCATGGGCAAAGCCTTCGTGCTCTCTCCGCAGGGCAAGGCCGCCTTGGCTTTGTTCCTGCTGGCCGGGACCTGGTGGGTCTTCGAGGTCTTGCCCATCGGCGTGACCGGGCTGACCATCGGCGTGGTCCAGGCCCTGTTCTTCATCCGCCCTGCCCAGGACGCCTTCAAGGACTTCATGGACCCATCGGTCCTGTTCATCTTCGGCTCCCTGATCATCGGCGCGGTGTTCACCAAGGTGGGCATCACCAAACGGCTGGCTTACAAAATGCTGATTATCGTGGGCGAGCGAACGTCCATGATCTATCTCGGCTGTTTCGTGGTCACGGCCCTGCTGACCCACGTCATGGCCCACACCGCGGTGGCCGCCACCATGTACCCGCTGCTGCTGTCCATCTACGCCCTGTACGGCGAGGGCGACCGGCCTACCAAGTTCGGCAAGGGGCTGTTCATCGGCATGGCTTTCGTGGCCGGTGCGGGCAGCATCGTCACCCTGCTCGGCGCGGCCCGAGGCATCGTGGCCCTGGGATTCTACGAAGAAATCACGGGAAAAAGCATCTCCTTTTTCGAATTGACCTTCTACATGTTTCCCATCGGCTGGTTGATGGTCTTCCTGCTCTGGGGCTTTTTCATGGTCTTTCTCAAGCCGGAAAAGGCCGTCATTCCCGGACTGCGGGACAAAGCCCGGCAGCTCAGCGCGGATATGGGACCGATCACCCGCAATGAGATCCTGGCGTCCGTGATCATCTTTGGCGTGATCCTGTTCCTGTCCCTGCAATCCTTCATTCCAGCCCTGGCTCCCTTCAACAAGGCCGCGGTGCTCCTGGTTTCCACGATTCTCTTTTTCATCTTGCGAATCCTGGACATCAAGGACCTGGAAGACGTACCATGGAACATCATCCTGCTCTTCGCCGGGGCCATGAGCATGGGATTCTGCCTCTGGCAGACCGGGGCCGCGGAATGGCTGGCCATCAATTGGCTGGGCTTCTTCACCGAGGCGCATTGGTTCGTCTTCGTCATGGCCATCGCCTTCTTCGTCATGCTGATGACCAACTTCATCATGAACGTGGCCGCCATCGCCATCTCCATCCCGGTGTCCCTGGTTGTCGCCCCCTACCTGGGCGTGGCTCCGGAAGTCATTGTTTTCGCCTGCCTGGTCACCGCGGGCATGCCCTTCCTGCTCCTGGTGGGCGCGGCGCCCAACGCCATTGCCTACAATTCCAAGCAGTTCACCAGCGGTGAATTCTTCGCCTACGGCATCCCGGCCTCCATCATGCTCATGGGCCTGGTAGGCTTGGCCGTGCTGTTGATCTGGCCGCTGCTGGGCATGCCGATCCTGCTGGATTGA
- the glmM gene encoding phosphoglucosamine mutase → MRKGLFGTDGMRGQVNIFPMLPEIALRLGLAVGQMMRNGSRRHRVVIGKDTRLSGYVFETALTSGFCAAGMDVYLVGPMPTPAISFLTRNMRADVGVVISASHNPFMDNGIKLFDNLGFKLADAMEDRISELILSPDTDWEYPQPENVGKAARIQDSLGRYLVFLKNTIPSTMTFDGVKVVLDCANGATYKVAPLLFEELGAKVEEIGTEPDGLNINRKCGSLYPELMAHRVLESGADIGLALDGDGDRLIVTDEQGTVLDGDQIMAICAQDMMQDGTLPGNTLVATVMSNMSLELFMRDHGGRLLRTPVGDRYVVEAMRREGAVFGGEQSGHLIFLNHCTTGDGILAALQLMRIMQEKGKPLSELAGQLKPFPQVLINVHVERKIPFEQSPEVAKAVAMAEEKLGTRGRVLLRYSGTEPVARVMVEGEDSVLVQRLADELVDVLQTSLR, encoded by the coding sequence ATGCGAAAAGGTCTTTTTGGAACGGACGGTATGCGCGGCCAGGTGAACATTTTTCCCATGCTTCCGGAGATCGCCTTGCGGCTGGGGTTGGCCGTTGGTCAAATGATGCGCAACGGTTCGCGGCGACACCGGGTGGTGATCGGCAAGGATACGCGCTTGTCGGGGTACGTGTTCGAGACGGCCCTGACTTCCGGATTTTGCGCGGCGGGCATGGACGTCTATCTGGTTGGCCCCATGCCCACCCCGGCCATTTCTTTTCTGACTCGCAACATGCGCGCCGACGTCGGAGTCGTGATTTCCGCTTCGCACAATCCGTTCATGGATAACGGAATCAAGCTGTTCGACAATCTGGGATTCAAGTTGGCCGATGCCATGGAAGACAGGATTTCGGAGTTGATTCTCTCTCCGGATACGGATTGGGAGTATCCACAGCCGGAAAACGTGGGCAAAGCCGCCCGGATTCAGGACAGTCTGGGACGGTATCTGGTGTTTTTGAAAAACACCATCCCTTCAACCATGACCTTCGACGGGGTGAAGGTTGTCTTGGACTGCGCCAACGGCGCGACGTACAAGGTCGCCCCCTTGCTGTTCGAGGAACTGGGGGCCAAGGTGGAGGAAATCGGCACGGAGCCCGACGGACTGAACATCAACCGCAAGTGCGGTTCCCTCTATCCGGAACTCATGGCGCATCGCGTCCTGGAATCCGGGGCGGACATCGGTCTGGCCCTGGACGGCGACGGAGACCGGCTGATCGTCACGGACGAGCAAGGGACCGTGCTGGACGGCGACCAGATCATGGCCATCTGCGCCCAGGACATGATGCAGGACGGCACGTTGCCCGGCAACACCCTTGTGGCCACGGTGATGAGCAACATGTCTCTGGAACTGTTCATGCGGGACCATGGCGGCAGACTGTTGCGCACGCCCGTGGGCGATCGCTACGTGGTGGAGGCCATGCGCCGCGAAGGTGCGGTGTTCGGCGGTGAGCAGTCCGGCCATTTGATCTTTCTGAACCATTGCACCACGGGGGACGGTATCCTGGCCGCCCTGCAGCTGATGCGGATCATGCAGGAAAAGGGCAAGCCGCTGTCCGAACTGGCGGGGCAGTTGAAGCCGTTTCCCCAGGTGCTGATCAATGTACACGTGGAGCGCAAGATCCCCTTCGAACAATCCCCGGAAGTGGCCAAGGCCGTGGCCATGGCAGAGGAAAAGCTCGGGACCAGGGGGCGCGTGCTGCTGCGTTACTCCGGCACCGAACCGGTGGCACGGGTCATGGTGGAAGGCGAGGATTCCGTCCTGGTTCAACGGCTTGCCGATGAACTGGTGGACGTCTTGCAAACGTCTTTGCGATAG
- a CDS encoding response regulator, whose amino-acid sequence MPLLVVESDQLFRDNLVHHLHQRDFTVYTGENLDDVLRLLGERTFRVILLGLSGVGRKGLEMLRSIRANSPLTNVILMTTPDCLQYSIEGMKMGAFDDILAPCDIDLLCAKIKLAETKPQPIFPDAPNT is encoded by the coding sequence ATGCCCCTGCTTGTCGTCGAATCCGACCAGCTTTTTCGGGACAATTTGGTCCATCATCTCCACCAGCGCGACTTTACGGTCTATACCGGTGAGAATCTGGATGACGTTTTGCGTCTACTCGGGGAACGAACATTCCGCGTCATCCTGCTCGGCTTGAGCGGAGTGGGACGTAAAGGACTGGAGATGTTGCGCTCCATCCGCGCGAACAGTCCGCTCACCAACGTCATCCTGATGACCACCCCGGATTGTTTGCAGTATTCCATCGAAGGGATGAAGATGGGTGCCTTCGACGATATCCTGGCCCCCTGCGACATCGATTTGCTGTGTGCCAAGATCAAACTGGCGGAAACCAAACCACAACCTATATTCCCCGATGCTCCGAACACCTGA
- a CDS encoding SLC13 family permease: MSTIQATPSKIDYKRLLFLFLGIFLFTIVYYAPPWPDAVDPMGKSFVLSKEGKAAIALFLLAGTWWVFEVLPIGVTGLTIGVVQALFFIRPASAAFKDFMDPSVLFIFGSLVIGMVFTKVGITKRMAYKMLSIVGERTSMIYLGCFVVTALLTHVMAHTAVAATMYPLLLSIYALYGEGDKPTKFGKGLFIGMAFVAGAGSIITLLGAARGIVALGFYNEITGNEITFLELSYYMAPVGWLMVFTLWGLMMVLFKPEKSSIVGLRDKARQLSREMGPISRNEIIAGFIILSVIVFLSLQSFIPALAQFNKAAVLLVSTVLFFILKILDIKDLEDIPWNIVLLFSGAMSMGFCLWQTGAAEWLAINWLSFFQNAHWFIFILAMAFFVMVMTNFIMNVAAIAISMPVALVVAPYLGMAPEVVVFACLITAGMPFLLLVGAAPNAIAYNSKQFTSGEFFVAGIPASILLMALVGLAVLLIWPLLGMPVLLAP; this comes from the coding sequence GTGAGCACCATACAGGCAACGCCATCCAAGATCGATTACAAGCGGCTGCTTTTTCTCTTTCTCGGCATCTTTCTGTTCACAATCGTCTACTATGCCCCACCTTGGCCCGACGCCGTGGACCCCATGGGCAAATCATTTGTTCTGTCCAAGGAAGGCAAGGCCGCTATAGCCCTGTTCCTTCTGGCCGGGACTTGGTGGGTGTTCGAGGTTCTGCCCATCGGCGTGACCGGGCTGACCATCGGCGTGGTCCAGGCTCTGTTCTTCATCCGCCCGGCCAGCGCGGCCTTCAAGGACTTCATGGACCCCTCGGTGCTGTTCATCTTCGGCTCCCTGGTCATCGGGATGGTCTTCACCAAGGTGGGAATCACCAAGCGCATGGCCTACAAAATGCTCTCCATCGTGGGCGAACGTACTTCCATGATCTACCTGGGCTGCTTCGTGGTCACGGCCCTGCTGACCCATGTCATGGCCCATACCGCGGTGGCCGCCACCATGTACCCGCTGCTGCTGTCCATCTACGCCCTGTACGGCGAAGGCGACAAACCCACCAAGTTCGGCAAGGGGCTGTTCATCGGCATGGCCTTCGTGGCCGGCGCGGGCAGCATCATCACCCTGCTCGGCGCGGCCCGTGGCATCGTGGCCCTTGGTTTTTACAATGAAATCACCGGCAATGAGATCACTTTTCTGGAACTCAGTTACTACATGGCTCCAGTGGGCTGGTTGATGGTCTTCACGCTTTGGGGACTGATGATGGTTCTCTTCAAGCCGGAAAAGTCCAGCATTGTCGGCCTGCGGGACAAGGCCAGGCAACTCAGTCGGGAAATGGGACCCATCAGCCGCAATGAAATCATCGCCGGTTTCATCATTCTCTCGGTCATTGTTTTCCTGTCCCTGCAGTCCTTCATCCCGGCTCTGGCTCAGTTCAACAAGGCCGCCGTCCTGCTGGTTTCCACAGTTCTGTTCTTCATCCTGAAGATCCTGGATATCAAGGACCTGGAAGACATTCCCTGGAACATCGTTCTGCTCTTTTCCGGGGCCATGAGCATGGGCTTCTGCCTGTGGCAGACCGGGGCCGCCGAGTGGCTGGCCATCAACTGGCTGAGCTTTTTCCAGAACGCCCACTGGTTCATCTTTATCCTGGCCATGGCCTTCTTTGTAATGGTCATGACCAACTTCATCATGAACGTGGCCGCCATCGCCATTTCCATGCCCGTGGCTCTGGTGGTCGCTCCCTACCTCGGCATGGCTCCGGAAGTCGTGGTCTTCGCATGCCTGATCACAGCGGGCATGCCCTTCCTGCTCCTTGTGGGCGCGGCGCCCAACGCCATTGCCTACAATTCCAAGCAGTTCACCAGCGGAGAGTTCTTTGTCGCCGGAATTCCGGCCTCCATTCTGCTCATGGCTCTGGTGGGACTTGCGGTTTTGCTGATCTGGCCGTTACTGGGCATGCCGGTACTGCTCGCCCCATAG
- a CDS encoding response regulator, which yields MCLLVIETDHLVRDNLTHHLRQRGFTVRTGQNRAGVAHILKECAVEVALLGLEGVGREGLEFLRDIRAASPMTRVILMTPPDCLHDAIEGIKMGAYDDVPVPYDIDLLCVKIKRAASQGARRTKPP from the coding sequence ATGTGCCTGCTTGTCATCGAGACCGATCATCTTGTTCGCGATAATTTGACCCATCATCTGCGCCAACGGGGTTTCACGGTGCGCACGGGGCAAAACAGGGCCGGCGTTGCGCATATTCTGAAAGAGTGCGCCGTTGAGGTGGCCCTGCTTGGTTTGGAGGGAGTTGGACGCGAGGGACTGGAGTTCCTGCGGGACATCCGCGCGGCAAGCCCCATGACCAGGGTAATTCTGATGACGCCCCCGGACTGTCTGCACGACGCCATCGAGGGCATAAAAATGGGTGCCTATGACGATGTCCCGGTACCGTACGACATCGACCTGCTCTGCGTGAAGATCAAGCGGGCCGCTTCGCAAGGGGCCAGACGTACAAAACCTCCCTGA
- a CDS encoding SgcJ/EcaC family oxidoreductase, whose protein sequence is MKCKEEISALFDKWNQAVQSGNPDNVVAMYAFNGILLPTVSNQVRHNHAEIRDYFVHFLAKKPSGVINESNIRVYGDIAINSGVYTFTFSPDGQEPFSVAARFTYVYQWFGDHWLIVEHHSSAMPEK, encoded by the coding sequence ATGAAGTGCAAAGAAGAAATCAGCGCCCTGTTCGACAAGTGGAATCAGGCCGTGCAAAGCGGCAACCCGGACAACGTGGTGGCCATGTACGCCTTCAACGGCATCCTGCTGCCCACGGTGTCCAACCAGGTCCGCCACAACCACGCCGAAATCCGGGACTACTTCGTCCACTTCCTGGCCAAGAAGCCCAGCGGCGTGATCAATGAAAGCAACATCCGGGTCTACGGCGACATTGCCATCAACTCCGGCGTGTACACCTTCACCTTCAGCCCCGACGGCCAGGAACCCTTCTCCGTGGCCGCCCGGTTCACCTACGTCTACCAGTGGTTCGGCGACCACTGGCTGATCGTGGAGCACCACTCCTCGGCTATGCCCGAGAAGTAA